From Rudanella lutea DSM 19387, a single genomic window includes:
- a CDS encoding CsgG/HfaB family protein, translated as MTRFKSFHLLRAGAMGALLCLLQGCSAYFHQPTGTRKARLGEDTPLTGDLRSLPPPREKIVAAVYKFRDQTGQYKQSEVGTSFSTAISQGTTNILLKALEESNWFTTIERENVANLLNERKIVRSSVAQYKEGENLPPLLFAGIILEGGIVSYDANIITGGAGLRYFSAGGSTQYRQDRVTVYLRAVATRSGKILKTVYTSKTILSQSVDAGLFRYVQFKRLLEAETGFTTNEPAQMAVTEAIEKAVQALILEGIRDNLWTPSDKAVTQMKTLVEAYEREKAEMSEVDVYGMKSAAMDAPFLTVQPQLSGWRLYGDYNRRTTQLGYGLAFDVHLTPMLGLQVNAATGRFVNTEQYDRRVSTVDLNLLFRPLPHQKVSPILAVGGGVLTRQPGRSLFTLAGERYAKVSGGVGVQFSPSRNIGFRTMLEYHQPLTDALDGQTVGQFNDYYLRGTLGLTFHFGQFQRVRKATGDK; from the coding sequence ATGACTCGTTTCAAATCCTTTCACTTGCTCCGGGCTGGAGCAATGGGGGCCCTTTTGTGTCTGTTGCAAGGGTGCTCGGCCTATTTTCACCAGCCTACGGGTACCCGCAAAGCCCGTTTGGGCGAAGACACGCCCCTGACGGGCGACCTCCGCAGTCTGCCCCCTCCTCGTGAGAAAATAGTGGCGGCTGTGTACAAGTTCCGGGATCAGACCGGTCAGTACAAACAGTCGGAGGTAGGTACCAGCTTTTCGACAGCTATCTCACAGGGCACCACTAATATTCTGCTCAAGGCCCTCGAAGAAAGCAACTGGTTTACCACTATCGAACGTGAAAACGTGGCCAACCTGCTCAATGAGCGCAAAATTGTGCGCTCAAGCGTAGCTCAGTATAAAGAAGGCGAAAACCTGCCGCCCCTGCTGTTTGCCGGTATCATTCTCGAAGGCGGTATTGTCAGCTACGATGCTAACATCATCACCGGCGGAGCCGGCCTCCGGTACTTTTCGGCAGGGGGCTCCACCCAGTATCGGCAAGACCGGGTCACGGTGTACCTGCGGGCCGTGGCCACCCGCTCGGGCAAGATTCTCAAAACGGTGTACACTTCCAAAACCATCCTGTCGCAGTCGGTCGATGCGGGTCTGTTCCGGTACGTGCAGTTTAAGCGGCTGCTGGAAGCCGAAACGGGCTTTACTACCAACGAACCGGCTCAGATGGCCGTGACGGAAGCCATCGAAAAGGCGGTGCAGGCTCTTATTCTGGAAGGCATTCGTGACAACCTCTGGACCCCGTCGGATAAAGCCGTCACCCAAATGAAAACGCTCGTGGAGGCTTACGAACGCGAAAAAGCGGAGATGAGCGAAGTGGACGTGTACGGCATGAAGAGCGCGGCTATGGACGCCCCCTTCCTGACCGTGCAGCCGCAGCTGTCGGGCTGGCGTCTCTACGGCGACTATAACCGGCGTACCACCCAATTGGGGTATGGTCTGGCGTTCGATGTGCACCTAACGCCCATGTTGGGCTTGCAGGTGAATGCGGCTACTGGTCGGTTTGTCAATACCGAACAGTACGATCGTCGGGTTAGTACCGTTGATCTGAACCTGCTGTTTCGGCCGTTGCCCCACCAGAAAGTCTCGCCTATTCTGGCTGTGGGTGGCGGGGTGCTTACCCGGCAGCCCGGCCGTAGTCTCTTTACGTTGGCTGGGGAGCGGTATGCGAAAGTCAGCGGAGGGGTCGGGGTGCAGTTCTCGCCCAGCCGAAACATCGGCTTCCGAACCATGCTCGAATATCACCAGCCCCTCACCGATGCGCTTGATGGGCAGACTGTTGGGCAGTTCAACGATTACTACCTGCGCGGCACTCTGGGACTTACCTTCCATTTTGGCCAGTTTCAGCGGGTTCGTAAAGCTACCGGCGACAAATAA
- a CDS encoding curli production assembly/transport component CsgF, translating into MKHYTFFWLALFGLMALAPAVRSQALIYRPVNPSFGGNTFNYQWMLSSAQAQDRLKDPAASRTSRTTNPRTSSLDDFSESLQRQLLSRITRDLIDNQFGEEDLKEGVFQFGDFQVEIRNASDGVLIRIVDGKGGETTVTVPYF; encoded by the coding sequence ATGAAACACTACACTTTTTTCTGGCTGGCGTTGTTCGGGCTAATGGCTCTGGCGCCTGCGGTCCGGTCTCAGGCCTTGATTTACCGGCCCGTCAACCCCTCGTTTGGGGGCAATACCTTCAATTATCAGTGGATGCTTAGTTCGGCTCAGGCGCAGGACCGGCTCAAAGACCCGGCCGCCAGCCGCACCAGCCGCACCACCAACCCCCGCACCTCGTCGCTCGATGACTTTTCGGAGAGCTTACAACGACAACTGCTCAGCCGGATCACCCGCGACTTGATCGACAATCAGTTTGGCGAAGAAGACCTCAAAGAAGGGGTATTTCAATTCGGCGATTTTCAGGTTGAAATCCGCAATGCCTCCGATGGCGTCCTGATCCGTATTGTCGACGGTAAAGGGGGCGAAACCACCGTAACGGTCCCTTACTTCTGA
- a CDS encoding CsgE family curli-type amyloid fiber assembly protein, which produces MIRFLPVFLVLTFALVGHTMAQQDPDVPGMADLNEVLREDANLEAGSTTTLLLDNTRSKVGRDFYEFFFRAFNEAPAAEGAVLNQAPQTNPADTSTVTVQKPLEFELDLFLIAIDELPANSGTGSIISVSINDEVVFQQFIQNRIDTIEEFAVATAQGVRQYVDTYNETQRQLGNEDQKGSGVY; this is translated from the coding sequence ATGATCCGTTTTCTTCCTGTTTTTCTGGTGCTGACGTTCGCGTTGGTTGGCCACACTATGGCCCAGCAGGACCCCGATGTGCCCGGTATGGCCGACCTGAACGAGGTACTCCGCGAAGACGCCAATCTGGAAGCGGGTAGCACCACTACGTTGTTGCTCGACAATACCCGCAGCAAAGTGGGCCGCGACTTCTACGAGTTCTTCTTCCGGGCCTTCAACGAAGCACCGGCGGCTGAGGGAGCCGTACTGAACCAGGCCCCCCAGACTAACCCCGCCGATACGAGTACGGTGACGGTGCAGAAGCCCCTCGAATTTGAACTCGATCTGTTTTTGATTGCTATTGATGAGCTACCCGCCAACTCCGGTACGGGCAGTATTATTTCCGTGTCGATCAATGATGAGGTTGTCTTTCAGCAGTTTATCCAGAACCGGATTGATACCATCGAAGAGTTTGCCGTAGCTACCGCCCAGGGCGTACGCCAGTACGTCGATACGTACAACGAAACTCAGCGGCAGCTCGGTAACGAAGATCAAAAAGGATCTGGGGTGTATTGA
- a CDS encoding beta strand repeat-containing protein, with translation MKKIILTGAALMAFAAVSYAQSNSATLNQNGNGQAAEQTQTGTYQNSNIQQDKQSATNAGNFAGTTQNTSGQVGTAPTNAFINQLGGSNQNWADINQSGGRGSTATINQNNTSGGAGSGSPTVGATAQSAVEAAGGNYADVDQVGATHTATVNQNGTNTNASMGNFADVDQGGSSQMATVNQNAGANGASANNNATVTQNGAFNVAATNQNDRSAGNTATVTQFGSGASTAANQLNTVITRQNGNNSVQSAGNQITVTQGAAGTPILNTQALATQLGASNEITIMQIGGNGNRIVNNGIDGLTVDPYVDNAETMGVIQVGTGNRTTVNQNGTNNNANEIEAFGNANTTAVDQLGNNNDATVRMTPIRGTGNDNNNIQIQQTGNNNNARFILRAANTTTEANPNFSITQTGDEHWARVQVYGDAASQSGTAGKDNEVVVSQSGTNTNAATRNLLNAAIDGDNNVVKVTQNSGTALPGNSIGTTGDASGGGINNGDRGLYLSGDFSDVELSQTGNGNQINMAVQSTATALSEGNTVDVTQTGNNNRVGTGGGGGTTVDNASARGLYISGNSNQVSITQDGGDETKAKQNGNDKLTVKQQGGVATASAQSNRVLIDQQAGYNEADITQNGSGNFVYGLGGANTFATQQGGTMADPNKLNITQSTGGATGNNAFVGQNGVGNLINITQSK, from the coding sequence ATGAAAAAGATCATCCTCACGGGGGCTGCTCTGATGGCTTTTGCGGCCGTCAGCTACGCCCAGAGCAACTCGGCTACGCTCAACCAGAACGGTAATGGCCAGGCTGCCGAGCAGACCCAAACGGGCACTTATCAAAACTCGAACATTCAGCAGGACAAACAATCGGCGACAAACGCTGGCAACTTTGCCGGAACTACCCAAAATACCAGCGGGCAGGTTGGCACGGCCCCAACCAATGCGTTTATCAACCAGCTTGGCGGTTCTAATCAAAACTGGGCCGATATTAACCAGTCGGGCGGGCGTGGAAGTACGGCTACCATCAATCAGAACAATACAAGTGGAGGTGCAGGTAGCGGTTCCCCCACGGTAGGTGCAACGGCTCAGTCGGCTGTTGAAGCTGCCGGGGGTAACTATGCCGACGTGGATCAGGTAGGGGCTACACATACGGCTACAGTGAACCAGAATGGTACGAATACCAATGCCAGCATGGGTAACTTCGCCGATGTTGATCAGGGGGGAAGTAGTCAGATGGCTACAGTCAACCAGAACGCGGGAGCTAATGGCGCCAGTGCCAACAACAATGCAACTGTCACGCAAAATGGCGCTTTCAACGTAGCTGCTACAAACCAGAACGACCGCAGCGCGGGCAACACGGCAACTGTAACACAGTTTGGAAGTGGAGCCTCAACGGCGGCTAATCAGCTGAATACCGTAATCACCCGGCAAAACGGCAACAATTCTGTTCAGTCGGCAGGTAACCAGATTACGGTAACGCAGGGAGCCGCTGGTACACCCATACTTAATACGCAGGCATTGGCGACTCAACTGGGGGCGAGTAATGAAATCACAATTATGCAAATAGGGGGTAATGGTAACCGCATTGTAAATAACGGAATAGATGGGTTGACGGTAGATCCTTACGTCGACAATGCCGAAACGATGGGGGTGATTCAGGTTGGTACAGGCAACCGGACCACAGTAAACCAGAATGGTACTAACAACAACGCCAACGAGATTGAAGCATTCGGAAATGCAAACACCACAGCCGTAGATCAGCTTGGCAATAACAACGATGCCACTGTGCGGATGACGCCCATACGAGGAACTGGTAATGACAACAATAACATCCAGATTCAGCAAACGGGCAATAACAACAACGCCAGATTTATACTCCGGGCCGCAAACACCACGACTGAGGCTAATCCTAATTTCTCAATCACGCAAACAGGGGATGAACACTGGGCGCGGGTGCAAGTATATGGAGATGCGGCTTCGCAGAGTGGTACGGCTGGGAAAGATAATGAAGTTGTGGTCAGTCAGAGCGGTACAAATACAAACGCTGCCACTCGAAATCTGTTGAATGCCGCAATTGATGGCGACAATAATGTTGTAAAGGTCACTCAGAACTCAGGTACAGCACTCCCCGGAAACTCCATTGGTACTACGGGAGATGCTAGTGGAGGGGGGATCAATAATGGAGATAGAGGTTTATACCTGAGTGGCGATTTTAGTGATGTTGAGCTTTCGCAGACGGGTAATGGCAACCAGATAAACATGGCCGTGCAAAGTACAGCTACTGCGCTGTCAGAAGGGAATACAGTAGATGTTACGCAAACCGGCAACAATAACCGGGTAGGCACAGGAGGTGGAGGTGGAACAACGGTCGACAACGCTTCGGCTCGTGGCTTGTACATCTCGGGGAATTCAAACCAGGTCAGCATTACGCAGGACGGTGGCGACGAGACCAAAGCCAAACAGAACGGCAACGACAAGCTGACGGTGAAGCAACAAGGCGGTGTGGCCACAGCATCCGCTCAAAGCAACCGGGTGCTGATCGACCAGCAGGCGGGTTATAACGAGGCCGACATCACCCAGAACGGATCAGGCAACTTCGTGTACGGGTTGGGTGGAGCCAACACCTTTGCTACCCAGCAGGGCGGCACTATGGCGGACCCCAACAAGCTCAATATTACCCAGTCGACCGGTGGGGCTACGGGCAACAACGCCTTTGTGGGCCAAAACGGGGTGGGCAATCTCATCAACATTACCCAGAGTAAGTGA
- a CDS encoding beta strand repeat-containing protein, translating into MKKIILTGAALIAFAAVSYAQSNSATLNQNGNSQTAEQTQTGPGHVSTVSQVQGTAPATNTGNFGATEQTATNNTATVNQNNRANSNRARIGQGGGAGNSAIIDQNNGSGNNVGPITGASTEAAVRNGGTGGNWADIQQTGTGNINTYIIQGNATVGGTVQGNKATIATFGDNNGTDQLPGSNAPGNDLGGSTPVSPQVSIEQSGNANNNEATILQGRSGSPVSGNVVRIQQIQNSGGTVLVDQTSNNNYANVRQFGGADAAGDRNVTQVYQSGTGGDNQVEAQALGKGNTQTITQTGQNNQVYIRQEPENTTTFAQAKNDDNETVITQTGTMNRAVMDMRSTNSNATISQTGNENYARYEIIGDANSDTGTPGDNNDLTVTQTRVGSGAGNTQNVFNGRAEGDNNTVTVVQTGEGNRIGGTGSNDFGVNIDGDGNALALTQTGNDNLTNIRIEDGATNALSADNNQVEIKQNNTVNGSGNTVGSTPFGTSGNYGLELRGDFSDVRIYQGQNVPAGGKQNSVNMAIHSDATNVGQKNEVDIEQTGDNNRVGTGGSAYGTTTVDNASARGLYISGNSNQVSITQDGGDETKAKQNGNDKLTVKQQGGVATASAQSNRVLIDQQAGYNEADITQNGSGNFVYGLGGANTFATQQGGTMADPNKLNITQSTGGATGNNAFVGQNGAGNIVNITQSK; encoded by the coding sequence ATGAAAAAGATCATTCTAACCGGGGCCGCTCTGATAGCCTTTGCGGCTGTCAGCTACGCCCAGAGCAACTCGGCTACGCTCAACCAGAACGGCAACAGCCAGACTGCCGAGCAGACCCAAACGGGCCCCGGGCACGTATCTACGGTGTCGCAGGTACAGGGCACTGCCCCGGCCACCAACACAGGTAACTTTGGCGCTACCGAACAAACGGCCACTAACAACACGGCTACCGTTAATCAAAACAATAGGGCCAACTCCAACCGAGCCAGAATTGGGCAGGGCGGAGGGGCTGGTAACAGTGCCATTATCGACCAGAACAATGGAAGCGGTAACAACGTGGGGCCAATTACGGGCGCTTCGACAGAGGCCGCTGTGCGGAATGGTGGTACGGGCGGAAACTGGGCTGATATTCAGCAAACAGGTACCGGAAACATTAATACCTATATTATTCAGGGCAATGCGACCGTAGGCGGAACCGTACAGGGCAACAAAGCAACCATTGCCACATTTGGCGATAACAACGGAACCGATCAGTTGCCGGGCTCAAACGCACCGGGTAATGATTTAGGGGGCTCCACACCCGTATCTCCGCAGGTCAGTATCGAACAAAGTGGGAATGCCAACAACAACGAAGCTACCATTCTGCAAGGGCGTTCGGGATCACCGGTAAGCGGCAACGTGGTTCGGATTCAACAAATTCAGAACTCGGGCGGTACGGTTCTGGTTGATCAGACCTCAAACAATAACTACGCGAATGTGCGTCAGTTTGGCGGGGCTGATGCCGCTGGCGACCGGAACGTAACGCAGGTGTATCAGAGCGGGACAGGGGGCGATAATCAGGTTGAAGCACAGGCACTGGGTAAAGGCAACACACAAACCATTACGCAGACCGGGCAAAACAACCAGGTGTACATTCGTCAGGAGCCCGAAAATACCACGACGTTCGCTCAGGCTAAAAACGATGATAACGAGACGGTTATCACACAAACGGGTACTATGAACCGGGCCGTTATGGATATGCGTTCGACCAACAGCAACGCAACTATTTCTCAAACAGGCAATGAGAACTACGCCCGGTATGAAATCATTGGTGATGCCAACTCAGATACGGGTACCCCCGGCGACAATAATGATTTAACCGTCACACAAACGCGCGTGGGGTCTGGTGCAGGCAACACACAGAACGTGTTTAATGGCCGCGCTGAGGGCGACAATAATACCGTGACCGTTGTGCAGACAGGGGAGGGCAACCGGATTGGAGGAACCGGGTCGAATGATTTCGGGGTAAATATCGACGGTGATGGCAACGCGCTTGCTCTGACGCAGACGGGTAATGATAACCTGACGAATATTCGGATTGAAGATGGTGCTACAAATGCGCTCTCGGCTGATAACAATCAGGTGGAGATAAAGCAGAACAACACGGTCAATGGGTCTGGCAATACGGTTGGGAGTACCCCTTTCGGAACATCAGGTAACTATGGCCTCGAACTACGGGGCGACTTCTCCGACGTTCGGATCTATCAGGGGCAGAACGTACCGGCGGGCGGCAAGCAGAACAGCGTAAACATGGCTATTCATAGCGATGCTACAAATGTGGGCCAGAAGAACGAAGTCGACATTGAGCAAACCGGAGACAACAACCGGGTGGGCACGGGCGGCAGTGCTTATGGTACAACAACCGTCGACAATGCCTCGGCTCGTGGCTTGTACATCTCGGGGAATTCAAACCAGGTCAGCATTACGCAGGACGGTGGCGACGAGACCAAAGCCAAACAGAACGGCAACGACAAGCTGACGGTGAAGCAACAAGGCGGTGTGGCCACAGCATCCGCTCAAAGCAACCGGGTGCTAATCGACCAGCAGGCGGGTTATAACGAGGCCGACATCACCCAGAACGGATCAGGCAACTTCGTGTACGGGTTGGGTGGAGCCAACACCTTTGCTACCCAGCAGGGCGGCACTATGGCGGACCCCAACAAGCTCAATATTACCCAGTCGACCGGTGGGGCTACGGGCAACAACGCCTTTGTGGGCCAGAACGGGGCGGGCAATATCGTCAATATTACCCAGAGTAAGTAA
- a CDS encoding beta strand repeat-containing protein, with amino-acid sequence MKKVILTGAALMAFAAASFAQNNSTVNQAGNGQTAEATQYGNQQTSNIQQVGASGLNFGNFASTSQGTQATPATGANTATINQNGSGTNVSQGNRAASTQSGGDLTSTINQNAGANGSSGGETTNKATIAAKAGNGNFAGTLQQGTLGNATINQNNGSVNNDGEIYQNNAGTTANNATINQSTNSSGNTADVYQGFTVPGTAGAAVKGNTATVNQGKSGVGVAGGSSTNNTATVTQGADGNTARIDQGTDADPDADGANNQAGTATGNQATVNQTAAGNKATVIQGAEYGVATTNQATVNQSNTGNTADVLQGNLFNSSATGSEATVNQSGTSSFVRIGQGYIGTSSGDQATINQTASGSTARAFQGYGSNSESSGNEITITQGGSSNFAQVAQSVGSAATDGKATGSGNEGTITQDTDVTGSAARIDQGWGGSTGTTSSATNNDAVISQEGGSGHNARISQGRPDAFDATGNAVALEFGATLGSDATDGDATITQVSGTSHDANIYQSGLNNSASVTQTDGADKQALIVQTGAGTNADADIMQGGAGTGNNAKIYQVGGNLNDADINQISGSNSIAVVRQGDGTIVSSNNTASLTQDGSTNEARLLQTGNSQTATATQTGDNNILRGLTGAGSFATQAGEGNTLTVSQTSTGVGNIANVGQNGMGNTATITQSN; translated from the coding sequence ATGAAAAAAGTAATCCTTACCGGCGCAGCCCTGATGGCTTTCGCAGCCGCATCATTCGCGCAGAACAATTCAACTGTCAATCAGGCTGGCAATGGGCAAACAGCCGAGGCTACCCAATATGGTAACCAGCAGACATCTAACATTCAGCAAGTTGGGGCTTCGGGGTTAAATTTTGGCAACTTTGCCTCGACAAGTCAGGGAACGCAGGCCACTCCTGCAACAGGGGCTAACACGGCAACAATTAACCAGAACGGATCAGGTACCAATGTGTCGCAGGGTAACCGGGCGGCCAGTACACAATCAGGGGGCGACCTCACCAGCACAATCAATCAAAACGCTGGCGCAAACGGCTCCAGTGGTGGTGAAACTACGAACAAAGCAACTATAGCAGCTAAAGCCGGAAACGGAAACTTTGCCGGTACCCTTCAGCAAGGTACGCTCGGCAACGCTACTATCAACCAAAACAATGGTAGTGTAAACAATGATGGTGAAATCTATCAGAACAACGCCGGAACAACAGCCAACAACGCTACTATTAATCAATCAACAAATTCGTCGGGCAACACGGCCGATGTGTATCAGGGCTTCACGGTACCCGGTACTGCTGGTGCTGCTGTGAAAGGCAACACGGCTACTGTAAATCAAGGGAAATCGGGGGTAGGCGTAGCCGGCGGGTCATCAACAAATAACACGGCTACGGTTACTCAAGGTGCTGATGGAAATACGGCCCGTATTGATCAGGGAACAGATGCTGATCCAGATGCAGACGGAGCTAATAATCAGGCAGGAACGGCTACTGGCAATCAGGCAACGGTTAATCAGACCGCAGCCGGTAACAAGGCAACCGTTATTCAGGGTGCTGAGTATGGGGTAGCCACGACTAACCAAGCGACCGTAAATCAGTCGAATACGGGTAACACGGCAGACGTTTTACAGGGGAATCTTTTTAATAGTAGTGCTACAGGAAGTGAGGCAACTGTAAATCAAAGTGGTACTAGTAGTTTTGTCAGAATAGGTCAAGGCTATATTGGAACCTCTTCAGGCGACCAGGCAACTATCAACCAAACGGCAAGTGGTAGTACCGCCCGTGCTTTTCAGGGGTACGGAAGTAACTCTGAATCATCGGGCAATGAAATTACTATTACACAAGGTGGAAGTAGTAACTTCGCTCAGGTTGCCCAGAGTGTTGGGTCGGCTGCAACTGACGGAAAAGCAACAGGTAGTGGTAATGAGGGTACTATTACACAGGATACAGATGTAACGGGTTCTGCCGCTCGTATTGATCAGGGTTGGGGTGGCTCCACCGGAACAACATCGTCAGCAACTAATAATGATGCTGTCATTTCGCAGGAAGGTGGTTCTGGACATAACGCTCGTATTAGCCAAGGGCGCCCAGATGCCTTTGACGCTACTGGAAATGCTGTCGCTCTTGAATTTGGTGCAACGCTGGGTTCGGATGCAACGGATGGCGATGCTACTATCACCCAGGTTTCGGGAACGAGCCATGACGCAAACATCTATCAATCTGGTCTTAACAACAGCGCATCCGTAACGCAAACGGATGGTGCTGACAAGCAGGCCCTCATTGTACAGACGGGCGCTGGTACCAATGCCGATGCAGACATTATGCAAGGTGGTGCCGGAACGGGTAACAATGCCAAAATTTATCAGGTAGGGGGCAATTTGAACGATGCAGATATTAACCAGATATCTGGTTCAAATAGCATTGCGGTTGTCCGGCAGGGCGACGGAACGATTGTGTCAAGTAACAATACGGCCTCGCTGACACAGGATGGCAGCACCAACGAAGCTCGTTTATTGCAAACCGGCAACAGTCAAACTGCCACTGCCACCCAAACCGGCGACAATAACATTCTCCGTGGTCTGACGGGGGCGGGCTCGTTTGCGACCCAGGCCGGCGAGGGGAACACCCTGACTGTATCGCAAACCAGCACGGGCGTAGGCAATATTGCCAATGTTGGGCAAAATGGTATGGGCAACACCGCCACCATCACCCAGAGCAACTAA